In Deinococcus depolymerans, the following are encoded in one genomic region:
- a CDS encoding glycoside hydrolase family 36 protein gives MHKWTVNEAPEGLKVLISGFQSWSEAELHPLTARQVAPAHHWQVEQGHDPGFAPGGEAGVWRSHTVLALAREDGSGWVGGALDATRTFVQWEARAQGDHVTVTCELEGPEVGVLWEETPDVIATLEAHAARLGSAMHARTPAPLRVWCSWYSYYRAVTLDAMLDNARLAREQGLDFDVFQLDDGFQADLGDWELPSAHFGGHARDLPERLRALGFTPGIWLAPFLASPTSQLFAQHPDWMLRGEDGRPLPVGQNWGGPYHALDTTHPEVLAWLRNLGATVRGWGYTYLKIDFLYGASLPGVRHDPSVGRAQAYRMGIEAFREGAGPDAFILGCGAPLAQSIGVVDAMRTGPDVAPIWDEESRRVWLGDATGPSARNALHTALSRWYQSAWYQPDPDVAICRRELSMLSTPEREAIAGMLDVIGGLRASSDPIALLNAEGLELLRRCLRVSTPDRPVSLSLRGGAAVTHFSRGEFNLTDRATVTAQGAPLAPHSYREVQK, from the coding sequence ATGCATAAGTGGACGGTGAACGAGGCCCCGGAGGGCCTGAAGGTGCTGATCAGCGGGTTCCAGTCCTGGAGTGAGGCGGAGTTGCACCCCCTGACGGCGCGGCAGGTGGCCCCGGCGCACCACTGGCAGGTCGAGCAGGGGCACGATCCGGGCTTCGCGCCGGGCGGCGAGGCGGGCGTGTGGCGCAGCCATACCGTGCTGGCCCTGGCCCGCGAGGACGGCAGCGGCTGGGTGGGCGGGGCGCTGGACGCGACGCGCACCTTCGTGCAGTGGGAGGCCCGCGCGCAGGGCGACCACGTGACCGTCACCTGTGAACTGGAAGGCCCGGAGGTCGGGGTGCTGTGGGAGGAGACGCCGGACGTGATCGCCACCCTGGAAGCGCACGCCGCGCGGCTGGGATCGGCCATGCACGCGCGGACGCCCGCGCCGCTGCGGGTGTGGTGCTCGTGGTACTCGTACTACCGCGCCGTGACGCTGGACGCCATGCTGGACAACGCCCGGCTGGCCCGCGAGCAGGGCCTGGACTTCGACGTGTTCCAGCTCGACGACGGCTTCCAGGCGGACCTGGGCGACTGGGAACTGCCGTCGGCGCACTTCGGCGGGCACGCCCGTGACCTGCCGGAGCGGTTGCGGGCGCTGGGGTTCACGCCGGGCATCTGGCTCGCGCCGTTCCTGGCGTCCCCGACCTCGCAGCTGTTCGCGCAGCACCCGGACTGGATGCTGCGCGGCGAGGACGGCCGGCCGCTCCCGGTCGGGCAGAACTGGGGCGGGCCGTACCACGCGCTGGACACCACCCACCCGGAGGTGCTGGCGTGGCTGCGGAACCTGGGCGCGACCGTGCGCGGCTGGGGGTACACGTACCTGAAGATCGACTTCCTGTACGGCGCGTCGCTGCCCGGCGTGCGGCACGACCCCAGCGTGGGCCGCGCGCAGGCGTACCGCATGGGCATCGAGGCCTTCCGTGAGGGGGCCGGGCCGGACGCGTTCATCCTGGGGTGCGGCGCGCCGCTCGCGCAGAGTATCGGCGTGGTGGACGCCATGCGCACCGGGCCGGACGTGGCGCCCATCTGGGACGAGGAGTCCCGGCGGGTGTGGCTGGGAGACGCGACCGGCCCCAGCGCCCGCAACGCGCTGCACACCGCCCTGAGCCGCTGGTATCAGAGCGCGTGGTACCAGCCGGACCCGGACGTGGCGATCTGCCGCCGCGAACTGAGCATGCTCAGCACGCCCGAACGCGAGGCGATTGCCGGGATGCTGGACGTGATCGGCGGTCTGCGCGCCAGCAGCGATCCCATCGCGCTGCTGAACGCCGAGGGCCTGGAGTTGCTGCGCCGCTGCCTCAGGGTGAGCACGCCGGACCGTCCGGTCAGCCTGAGCCTGCGCGGTGGGGCGGCCGTGACGCACTTCTCGCGCGGGGAGTTCAACCTGACGGACCGGGCGACCGTGACCGCGCAGGGCGCCCCACTTGCGCCGCACTCGTACCG